From a single Ischnura elegans chromosome 7, ioIscEleg1.1, whole genome shotgun sequence genomic region:
- the LOC124162585 gene encoding uncharacterized protein LOC124162585, producing the protein MKKIGNSLSRAPWHIFLLFLTNFLESDGALNDTKRLAEWVEPYKFVKLDGCNKDFMKDFGKVVEGSACKPRPVLIDIMSPSSEIQFLPNKVVVNRCDGICHTKLKCIPTSTVNISVKVQQINYLESNIQRDCGEVQVEEHTKCNCQCPVTKEHCNKNQVYQPGECSCLCTNEDEKTKCFYEEKTWDNDRCSCV; encoded by the exons ATGAAGAAGATCGGAAACTCTCTTTCACGTGCTCCATGGCACATATTCCTTTTGTTCCTGACGAACTTCTTGGAGAGCGAC GGAGCTTTAAACGACACCAAAAGGTTAGCGGAGTGGGTGGAACCCTACAAGTTTGTAAAGTTGG ATGGCTGTAACAAAGACTTCATGAAAGACTTTGGAAAGGTTGTTGAAGGCAGTGCATGTAAGCCACGACCAGTCCTCATAGACATCATGTCACCATCTTCAGAGATACAG tTCCTGCCGAATAAAGTGGTGGTCAACCGCTGTGATGGTATTTGTCATACTAAGCTGAAGTGCATCCCAACATCCACAGTGAATATTTCAGTAAAG GTACAGCagataaattatttggagagTAACATACAACGTGACTGCGGTGAAGTGCAAGTTGAAGAACACACAAAATGTAACTGCCAGTGCCCAGTGACTAAGGAGCACTGCAATAAAAACCAA GTTTATCAACCAGGTGAATGCAGCTGCCTTTGCacaaatgaagatgaaaaaacaaaatgtttcTATGAAGAGAAAACATGGGACAATGACCGATGCTCATGTGTATAA
- the LOC124162070 gene encoding balbiani ring protein 3-like, which yields MELYRYWCLAFFNILPFACLSNALKNDEVHLGKRYAPHEKPHVFEEHAKCSREFMKSLSSVMMESNCMPRQKVVQIISHSTDTLIVPSKVVVNRCDGMCHAKQSCLATEMKEIPIVVQQLNLQDPAAMPKCGVVYVEEHLRCKCQCTVMKEHCNEKQDYQPGECMCLCMNDDDRRQCLEEGKQWDDSTCSCQCPLEQECSTGEVWVHKYCSCAKLMGNEIE from the exons ATGGAGCTGTACAGATATTGGTGCTTagcattcttcaatattttaccaTTTGCATGTCTCAGCAATGCCCTCAAAAAC GATGAGGTGCATTTGGGAAAGAGATATGCACCCCATGAGAAGCCACACGTCTTTGAAGAACATG CTAAATGCAGTCGTGAATTTATGAAAAGCTTAAGTAGCGTCATGATGGAAAGCAACTGTATGCCACGTCAGAAGGTTGTGCAAATTATCTCCCATTCAACAGATACACTT attGTACCGAGTAAGGTTGTGGTAAACCGCTGTGATGGAATGTGCCATGCCAAACAATCATGCCTGGCTACTGAAATGAAGGAAATCCCTATAGTG GTCCAGCAATTAAACTTGCAAGATCCAGCAGCCATGCCAAAATGTGGAGTAGTTTATGTGGAGGAGCATTTGAGATGTAAATGTCAGTGCACAGTAATGAAAGAGCACTGCAATGAGAAACAG GACTACCAGCCAGGGGAATGCATGTGCTTATGCATGAACGATGACGACAGAAGACAATGCTTGGAAGAAGGGAAGCAGTGGGACGACTCCACGTGCTCCTGCCAGTGTCCCCTAGAACAAGAGTGCAGCACCGGAGAAGTTTGGGTGCACAAGTACTGCAG CTGTGCCAAACTCATGGGAAATGAAATAGAGTGA
- the LOC124162069 gene encoding uncharacterized protein LOC124162069: protein MVRNYARVVGGRRSHGHDNQQIEKAVEAVKSGRMSLRGACKEFGVPKSTVHDILKDKHPKKSGGQTVLSAKEEDQLAQGILKCAEWGIPLRAIDLRLVVREYLNRMGRKEKVFKDNFPGMEWVRGFLSRRRELTVRLGENIKRVRAAVTREVLEKYFNNLEVVLNGVPPENIVNYDETNFSDDPGKSRVIVKRGEKHPSVIKDTSKTSVSVMIAASASGELLPPYTVYKAVHLYPTWVEGGIEGSRFNRNISGWFDITTFEDWFTTTCVPFFKNRQGPKVMIGDNLSSHLSVEVIRKCEEMGIDFVMLPPNSTHLCQPLDVAFFRPLKIAWRKCLDQWKRKNRGVLPKSGFPRLLKSAFESMGSSLSPNICAGFRATGIFPFDKSRVISKVPSLNPKENSDAASDAWSNAFLEMLASSRAETPEGRKSRGKKLNVEAGKSVSAEIKNESVCDDVVDISSEKNLYVDEVLASHVNNEVDFEIPGSLTENSFVLLKFGTNKRDRLFVGKVIEVCSNKKIRVQCLRKKNTAKETYFRFPDVADECIVGKSQIVRQLAPPRDLRRGRFVFSSLSDVNDVD from the coding sequence ATGGTGAGAAATTACGCAAGGGTCGTTGGAGGCCGGCGCTCACACGGACACGACAACCAACAAATTGAGAAGGCTGTTGAGGCTGTGAAATCTGGAAGAATGAGTCTTCGGGGGGCCTGCAAGGAGTTTGGAGTGCCAAAATCCACAGTTCACGACATATTGAAGGATAAACACCCAAAGAAATCTGGAGGACAAACGGTTTTATCCGCCAAGGAAGAGGACCAGCTAGCGCAAGGGATTCTCAAATGTGCCGAGTGGGGCATTCCCTTGCGAGCAATAGACTTAAGGTTAGTCGTTCGGGAATACCTGAACAggatgggacgaaaagaaaaagtttttaaagacaACTTTCCGGGAATGGAATGGGTTCGTGGTTTCTTGTCAAGACGGCGGGAACTCACCGTGCGTTTGGGAGAGAACATTAAGAGAGTCCGCGCAGCAGTGACAAGGGAAGTTctggaaaaatactttaataatttagaGGTGGTTTTAAATGGTGTTCCTCCGGAAAATATTGTCAACTACGATGAGACTAATTTCAGTGACGATCCTGGAAAGTCCCGGGTGATTGTTAAGAGGGGGGAGAAACATCCGTCAGTGATTAAGGACACCAGCAAAACGAGTGTTTCTGTAATGATCGCCGCATCAGCGAGCGGGGAACTTTTACCCCCATACACGGTATATAAAGCCGTTCACTTGTATCCTACCTGGGTAGAAGGCGGCATTGAGGGATCGAGGTTCAATAGGAATATTAGTGGATGGTTTGACATCACAACCTTCGAAGACTGGTTCACCACGACGTGCGTGCCATTCTTCAAAAACAGGCAGGGGCCGAAAGTTATGATTGGGGACAATCTATCGAGTCACCTCTCGGTGGAAGTAATTAGGAAGTGTGAAGAAATGGGAATAGACTTTGTCATGCTTCCACCTAATTCGACCCATTTATGTCAGCCCCTCGATGTAGCTTTTTTTAGACCTCTCAAAATTGCATGGCGAAAATGTTTAGACCAGTGGAAGCGCAAAAATCGTGGCGTTCTTCCGAAAAGTGGGTTCCCCAGGTTATTAAAGTCTGCCTTTGAGTCCATGGGATCTTCATTGTCTCCCAATATTTGTGCAGGGTTTAGAGCCACGGGAATTTTTCCATTCGACAAAAGTCGAGTCATTAGTAAAGTCCCCTCTTTAAATCCAAAGGAAAATTCTGACGCAGCCTCCGATGCTTGGTCCAACGCATTTCTGGAGATGTTAGCATCATCCCGCGCAGAAACACCAGAGGGTAGAAAATCGCGGGGGAAGAAACTAAATGTTGAAGCAGGAAAAAGTGTGAgtgctgaaattaaaaatgaatctgTTTGTGATGATGTGGTTGAcatttcctcagagaaaaatctGTATGTTGATGAGGTTTTGGCATCGCATGTCAACAATGAAGTCGATTTTGAAATTCCCGGCTCTCTCACAGAAAATTCGTTCGTGTTATTAAAATTTGGGACCAATAAACGAGATAGGCTGTTTGTAGGGAAAGTGATTGAAGTCTGCTCCAACaaaaaaatccgtgtgcagtgccttcgaaaaaaaaatacagcgaaGGAAACTTATTTCAGGTTTCCAGATGTTGCTGACGAGTGCATAGTGGGAAAATCGCAAATTGTTCGTCAGCTTGCTCCGCCAAGGGACTTGCGAAGGGGCCGCTTCGTTTTTAGTTCTTTAAGTGATGTTAATGATGTCGATTAA